Proteins co-encoded in one Rhopalosiphum maidis isolate BTI-1 chromosome 2, ASM367621v3, whole genome shotgun sequence genomic window:
- the LOC113553762 gene encoding uncharacterized protein LOC113553762 — MDEDTEDADEPRPLQSRRFPTKKRQVCQKMKKSMIPNDIEDHDIIGRKMSCMVCKDFASGGSYEKCSYKSDPISDEYFKEPEEVNQFKQNRYKRRVIKDRKRKRPESGEEVEDYEYDNVNAQESEEDPEYVQNADAVADYDSEDPENFETAENESEEYRLPPLPLKSSTCHKVIKKGNVCNVCQDNLTNRKYEQCEYEDDPKKNAYEYSTRNVYGKPRYKRQLDSDRTYDDYFKKLFPELGLNRKSSIATKFSSKDGDFGFLDNGQIGFKKTKSLLLGDKDLSIDFNSGEESPVNKMLGDFRNKDRSNCKKSLKDKMTCYKCKDDKGSETEECMYITDSAPKDRKQSYHETKKFNTSPELLKSITDADKSNENNKQQQPASSSLTHVYAPLFGSSYEPTAQYSHIQPRYKNRNYRLHRKPVTENYAESTEDDDQSEAQSVEEYDYADDPSSKQVSRHDLPDVDPFGPEGAYSEETVPVYDPTLRTWLPRYMVIKSSEEAMVDAELGFD, encoded by the coding sequence ATGGATGAAGATACAGAAGATGCTGACGAACCTAGGCCTTTACAATCAAGACGATTTCCTACTAAAAAGCGACAAGTGTGtcagaaaatgaaaaaatctaTGATACCAAACGATATTGAAGATCATGACATTATAGGAAGAAAAATGTCGTGTATGGTGTGTAAAGATTTTGCTTCTGGTGGTTCAtatgaaaaatgttcatataaaTCAGACCCCATATctgatgaatattttaaagaaccaGAAGaagtaaatcaatttaaacaaaatagataCAAACGCAGGGTTATAAAAGACAGAAAACGAAAGCGACCTGAAAGTGGCGAAGAAGTAGAGGACTATGAATACGACAATGTCAATGCTCAAGAGTCTGAAGAAGATCCAGAGTATGTTCAAAATGCAGATGCCGTAGCCGATTACGACAGTGAAGATCCTGAGAATTTCGAAACGGCTGAAAATGAAAGTGAAGAATATAGATTACCACCATTACCGTTAAAATCTTCTACTTgtcataaagtaataaaaaaaggaaACGTGTGTAATGTGTGTCAAGACAATCTGACAAATAGAAAGTATGAACAATGTGAATATGAAGATGATCCAAAAAAGAACGCTTATGAGTATTCTACACGTAATGTATATGGTAAACCTAGGTATAAAAGGCAATTAGACAGTGACAGAACCTACGATGATTACTTTAAAAAGCTGTTCCCTGAACTTGGTTTAAACCGGAAGAGTAGTATAGCAACTAAGTTTTCGTCAAAAGATGGAGACTTTGGATTTTTGGATAACGGACAaataggttttaaaaaaactaaatcttTGTTACTCGGCGATAAAGATTTATCGATTGATTTCAACTCAGGCGAAGAAAGTCCAGTGAACAAGATGTTGGGCGATTTTCGTAATAAAGATCGGTCAAATTGTAAGAAATCACTTAAAGATAAGATGACGTGTTACAAGTGTAAGGACGATAAGGGTTCGGAGACGGaagaatgtatgtatattacagaTAGCGCGCCAAAAGATAGGAAACAATCTTATcacgaaacaaaaaaattcaacacTAGTCCAGAGTTGTTAAAATCTATTACTGATGCGGACAAATCTAATGAGAATAACAAGCAACAGCAGCCAGCTTCGTCATCGTTGACGCACGTCTATGCTCCTTTGTTTGGTTCCAGTTATGAGCCTACAGCACAATACTCACATATTCAACCGCGATATAAGAACAGAAATTACAGACTTCACAGGAAGCCGGTGACTGAGAATTACGCAGAGTCCACCGAAGATGACGATCAGTCGGAGGCGCAAAGTGTGGAGGAGTACGATTACGCGGACGATCCTAGTAGCAAACAGGTATCAAGACACGACTTGCCTGATGTAGATCCGTTTGGACCTGAAGGAGCGTACAGCGAGGAAACCGTGCCGGTTTATGATCCGACATTAAGAACTTGGTTACCAAGATACATGGTAATTAAGTCTTCTGAAGAAGCAATGGTTGACGCAGAACTAGGATTCGATTAA
- the LOC113552444 gene encoding keratin, type II cytoskeletal 1-like, producing MIVTHITSQVFQAAIVGIFLTLNTIIPIILSTPDDNYRLEKTFENIRSSIDSKVAENGHFNSFLSPDQARKPSIDFSQLQEDVDEQMSGLDFNFDQSAYDKFHLPQKQPVQPKFVLNYEPLRPSNYISVPSTRYSDYPFGIPEHQDDGSDSGDGDDGGDDMGGGGGGGGGGGGGGGGSGGGGNGGGSGGGSGGGGGGNGGGGGGGNGGGSGGGNGGLGDGNDGRFTEQQSFEQDYDNFEPHSGWKPIHNKIKGSDVLDNQFRIRPLAKKVPGYGTNRLPVTSNSYQKPYIQQSVYVEIAENLQG from the exons ATGATCGTCACACACATCACATCtcag GTGTTTCAAGCAGCCATTGTAGGAATTTTTCTGACATTGAACACCATTAtaccaattatattatcaacacCGGATGACAACTATAGACTTGAAAAGACATTTGAAAACATCCGTTCATCTATCGATTCAAAAGTTGCTGAAAATGGTCAtttcaattcatttttatctcCAGATCAAGCGAGAAAACCGAGTATAGATTTTTCTCAATTACAGGAAGATGTCGATGAACAAATGTCCggtttagattttaattttgatcagTCCGCTTATGACAAATTCCATTTGCCTCAAAAACAACCTGTACAACCCAAATTTGTACTTAACTATGAACCATTAAGaccttcaaattatatatcagTACCGTCTACACGTTATTCAGATTATCCGTTTGGTATACCAGAACATCAAGATGATGGAAGTGACAGTGGAGATGGTGATGATGGTGGAGATGATATGggtggcggtggtggtggtggcggtggtggtggtggtggtggtgggggTAGTGGGGGTGGTGGTAATGGTGGAGGGAGTGGAGGTGGTAGCGGAGGTGGTGGTGGCGGTAATGGCGGAGGTGGTGGTGGAGGAAATGGAGGAGGTAGTGGAGGAGGAAATGGAGGTCTTGGAGATGGTAATGATGGACGGTTTACTGAACAGCAATCCTTTGAGCAAGATTACGATAATTTTGAGCCTCACAGCGGTTGGAAacctattcataataaaataaaaggatCAGATGTATTAGATAATCAATTTAGAATTAGGCCTTTGGCGAAAAAAGTTCCCGGTTACGGAACGAATCGATTACCAGTGACTTCTAATAGTTACCAGAAACCATATATACAACAAtcagt TTACGTGGAAATAGCAGAAAACCTTCAAGGTTAA
- the LOC113554428 gene encoding heparan-alpha-glucosaminide N-acetyltransferase isoform X2 codes for MASEDCKNLLFDQACLQVWADNVPNISLWMQTKECYKCDLLKKENISNNRVTNIRLNTIYSLWLDLTNDSSHNNCRTLQTFEEHGVYQWNISNNFNCSQIKQISTPQDLFMPFVYALLLIIPSFAVWFFISYLQRTYVVPSVFRFASKTDLDIENDFGTGSNEPVIIHPQIPTPVKNNSYRITSLDTFRGISIILMVFVNLGGGHYWFFEHAPWNGITLADFILPWFCWVMGVSIAISLRSQLRSSTKRKYVFGRIVRRSIALLIMGLVLNSVNNNNLNTFRPLGVLQRLALVYFIAATLETIFMKPQPYFTNTRLDVIRDIIESARQWIIVIILVAIHTSITFFLPIPGCPKGYLGPGGLYNSSSNINCTGGAAGYIDRLIFGENHMYSGTSKPVYQSLAFDPEGVLSTLTNALLVYMGVHAGRIILCYQYTNERIKRWIAWTIVLCLIGGCLCNFSKEEGLIPINKNLFSLSYACITGSSAFLIFIILFLIIEHWRLWSGSPFSEIGQNSIMLYLGHNIFYNTLPWRWQPVNETSHTEYLIMDCWATIFWCAIALVMHKKNIFIVV; via the exons ATGGCGTCTGAAGATTGTAAGAACCTTTTGTTCGACCAAGCATGCTTACAAGTATGGGCAGACAATGTgccaaatatttcattgtggATGCAAACAAAAGAATGTTACAAA tgtgatttattgaaaaaagaaaacatatcCAATAACAGAGTTACTAATATCAgattaaacacaatttatagTCTTTGGCTTGATTTGACTAATGACAGCAGCCATAATAATTGCAG aACACTTCAAACTTTCGAAGAACATGGAGTTTATCAATggaatatttcaaacaatttcaattgttcacaaattaaacaaatatcaacTCCTCAAGACCTATTTATGc catttgTCTATGCATTATTGCTCATAATACCATCCTTTGCTGTTTGGTTTTTCATCAGTTACCTGCAAAGAACTTATGTAGTGCCATCTGTGTTCCGATTTGCATCAAAGACAGATTTggatattgaaaat GATTTTGGAACTGGTTCTAACGAACCAGTTATTATTCATCCTCAAATTCCAACACcagtcaaaaataatagttatcgtATCACATCATTAGACAcatttagagg gatATCTATCATATTAATGGTATTTGTCAATCTAGGAGGTGGACATTATTGGTTCTTTGAACATGCTCCGTGGAATGGTATCACATTAGCAGACTTCATATTGccttg gttTTGTTGGGTCATGGGTGTAAGCATTGCCATATCATTGAGATCTCAACTTCGTTCAAGCactaaaagaaaatatgtctTTGGTCGTATTGTTCGAAGATCAATTGCCCTTTTGATCATGGGTTTAGTGCTAAATTCtgtcaacaacaataatttaaacacttttagaCCATTAGGTGTATTACAGAGACTAGCGCTTGTATATTTCATAGCAGCAACATtggaaacaatttttatgaaaccTCAACCCTATTTTacg aaTACAAGATTAGATGTAATCAGAGATATTATTGAAAGTGCCAGACAAtggattatagttattatattagtagctATTCATACTAGTATTACTTTCTTTTTACCTATACCTGGTTGTCCTAAAGGCTATTTGGGACCAGGAGGGCTCTACAATAGTTCGTCAAACATTAATTGTACTGGTGGCGCTGCTGGATATATTGATAGGctaatatttggtgaaaatcaTATGTACTCCGGTACATCTAAGCCTGTTTATCAGTCATTAGCATTTGACCCTGAAG gtgtTTTGAGTACTTTGACAAATGCTTTACTTGTATATATGGGTGTACATGCTGGTCGCATTATCTTATGTTATCAATATACAAATGAACGAATTAAACGTTGGATTGCATGGACAATAGTActt TGTCTAATTGGAGGTTGTTTGTGTAACTTTTCCAAAGAAGAAGGCttaataccaataaataaaaatttgttctcTTTGTCTTATGCATGTATTACTGGAAGTTCTgcattcttaatatttattatcctgTTCCTAATTATTGAACATTGGAGACTTTGGAGTGGATCACCATTTAGTGAGATTG gccaaaattcaattatgttatatcttggacacaatatattttacaatacactTCCATGGAGGTGGCAACCAGTGAATGAGACTTCTCACACAGAGTATTTAATTATGGATTGTTGGGCAACAATATTTTGGTGTGCAATAGCATTAGTGATgcacaagaaaaatatatttattgtagtataa
- the LOC113552111 gene encoding ATPase family AAA domain-containing protein 3: MSWIFGMGGGNNPESPNLENIDSVSDKKPSPPPSSSSGEAYKFDSSALERAAKAAKELEKSKHAKEALDLAKLQETTKQIEYQTKIKEYEIHLEQVRVEQKRVDAEERKKLLAEETKQHQLRSQYQDQLARKRYEDQLQQQRASNEENLRRQEESVAKQESMKKATIEHEIEMKSKLDAKKSEAKALARAKAERENHDLTMEQLKLKASEHRQTVLESIKTAGSIFGSGANALLSDWDKTLMAAGGLSLLALGIYSAKGFTGVTAKYVESRLGKPSLVRETSRFSLLESVRHPILTFKELKTKKSSALKDVILPPKLESRLGDVAIATLNTKKNRGMYRNILMYGPPGTGKTLFAKKLAMHSGMDYAILTGGDVAPLGKDGVTEMHKVFDWANNSRKGLLLFVDEADAFLRKRSSELISENLRATLNAFLYRTGDQSNKFMLVLASNTPEQFDWAVNDRLDEMVEFGLPGKEERERLIMLYFDKYVLTPATESKVKLNIEKFDYSALCKQMAGMTEGMSGREIAKLGVAWQAAGYTSEDGLLTKAMVLSRCEDAIKQHKQKMEWMSEKEKNDSRYTRQKSIQ; encoded by the exons ATGTCATGGATTTTCGGAATGGGTGGTGGCAATAACCCCGAATCACCAAACTTGGAAAATATAGACAGTGTTTCAGATAAGAAACCATCACCGCCACCATCATCATCTAGTGGCGAGGcatataaatttgattcatCTGCATTAGAACGAGCAGCTAAAGCTGCCAAAGAATTGGAAAAGTCaa aacatGCCAAAGAAGCATTAGATTTAGCTAAATTGCAAGAAACTACTAAGCAAATTgaatatcaaacaaaaataaaagaatatgaaATTCACTTGGAACAAGTACGCGTGGAACAAAAACGAGTTGATGCTGAAGAAAGAAAAAAGTTGTTGGCTGAAGAAACTAAACAGCATCAATTACGATCACAATATCAAGATCAATTGGCTCGAAAAag gtATGAAGATCAGCTTCAGCAACAACGTGCTTCTAATGAAGAGAATTTAAGAAGACAAGAAGAATCTGTTGCAAAGCAAGAATCTATGAAAAaag CTACTATCGAACATGAAATTGAGATGAAATCTAAATTAGATGCTAAAAAATCTGAGGCTAAAGCACTAGCAAGAGCAAAGGCAGAGAGAGAGAACCATGATTTGACAATGGAACAGCTCAAATTAAAAGCTTCTGAACATCGACAAACTGTTTTGGAGTCTATAAA aACTGCTGGTTCAATTTTTGGAAGTGGAGCAAATGCATTGCTTTCTGATTGGGATAAAACTTTAATGGCTGCTGGAGGTTTATCTCTTTTGGCACTTGGTATATACAGTGCTAAGGGTTTTACCGGTGTTACAGCAAAATATGTTGAATCAAGATTag GTAAACCTTCATTGGTTAGAGAAACCTCTCGATTCTCATTGTTAGAATCAGTAAGACATCCAATTCTAACGTTTAAAGaactcaaaactaaaaaaagtagtGCATTAAAAGATGTTATTTTACCACCAAAATTAGAATCTAGATTAGg tgaTGTTGCTATTGCCACTTTAAATACCAAGAAAAACCGTGGTATGTACCGGAATATCTTGATGTATGGACCACCAGGTACCGGGAAAACACTTTTTGCCAaa AAATTAGCTATGCATTCTGGTATGGATTATGCTATATTGACTGGTGGAGATGTAGCACCTTTGGGAAAGGATGGAGTAACTGAAATGCACAAAGTTTTTGACTGGGCAAACAACTCAAGAAAaggtttattgttatttgttgatGAAGCAGATGCATTTTTAAGAAAACGTAGTTCAGAACTAATTAGTGAAAATTTACGTGCTACATTAAACGCCTTTTTATATAGAACTGGAGACCAATCGAACaa atttatgcTAGTGCTGGCTAGTAACACACCTGAACAATTTGATTGGGCAGTTAATGACAGATTAGATGAAATGGTAGAGTTTGGTCTACCAGGCAAAGAAGAACGAGAacgtttaattatgttatattttgataaatatgtcCTAACACCAGCAACTGAAAGCAAAGT cAAGTTGAATATTGAGAAATTCGACTACAGTGCATTATGCAAACAAATGGCAGGAATGACTGAAGGAATGTCTGGTAGAGAAATTGCTAAATTAGGGGTGGCTTGGCAAGCAGCTGGTTATACTTCTGAAGATGGTTTGTTAACTAAAGCGATGGTCTTAAGCCGGTGTGAAGATGCAATTAAGCAGCATAAACAAAAG atggaATGGATGagcgaaaaagaaaaaaatgattccaGGTATACAAGACAAAAGAGCATTCagtaa
- the LOC113554428 gene encoding heparan-alpha-glucosaminide N-acetyltransferase isoform X1 has protein sequence MASEDCKNLLFDQACLQVWADNVPNISLWMQTKECYKCDLLKKENISNNRVTNIRLNTIYSLWLDLTNDSSHNNCRTLQTFEEHGVYQWNISNNFNCSQIKQISTPQDLFMPFVYALLLIIPSFAVWFFISYLQRTYVVPSVFRFASKTDLDIENTASSRDVPIIDGSDVELKNADFGTGSNEPVIIHPQIPTPVKNNSYRITSLDTFRGISIILMVFVNLGGGHYWFFEHAPWNGITLADFILPWFCWVMGVSIAISLRSQLRSSTKRKYVFGRIVRRSIALLIMGLVLNSVNNNNLNTFRPLGVLQRLALVYFIAATLETIFMKPQPYFTNTRLDVIRDIIESARQWIIVIILVAIHTSITFFLPIPGCPKGYLGPGGLYNSSSNINCTGGAAGYIDRLIFGENHMYSGTSKPVYQSLAFDPEGVLSTLTNALLVYMGVHAGRIILCYQYTNERIKRWIAWTIVLCLIGGCLCNFSKEEGLIPINKNLFSLSYACITGSSAFLIFIILFLIIEHWRLWSGSPFSEIGQNSIMLYLGHNIFYNTLPWRWQPVNETSHTEYLIMDCWATIFWCAIALVMHKKNIFIVV, from the exons ATGGCGTCTGAAGATTGTAAGAACCTTTTGTTCGACCAAGCATGCTTACAAGTATGGGCAGACAATGTgccaaatatttcattgtggATGCAAACAAAAGAATGTTACAAA tgtgatttattgaaaaaagaaaacatatcCAATAACAGAGTTACTAATATCAgattaaacacaatttatagTCTTTGGCTTGATTTGACTAATGACAGCAGCCATAATAATTGCAG aACACTTCAAACTTTCGAAGAACATGGAGTTTATCAATggaatatttcaaacaatttcaattgttcacaaattaaacaaatatcaacTCCTCAAGACCTATTTATGc catttgTCTATGCATTATTGCTCATAATACCATCCTTTGCTGTTTGGTTTTTCATCAGTTACCTGCAAAGAACTTATGTAGTGCCATCTGTGTTCCGATTTGCATCAAAGACAGATTTggatattgaaaat ACGGCCTCTAGCCGTGATGTACCAATAATTGATGGTTCTGATGTCGAATTAAAAAATGCG GATTTTGGAACTGGTTCTAACGAACCAGTTATTATTCATCCTCAAATTCCAACACcagtcaaaaataatagttatcgtATCACATCATTAGACAcatttagagg gatATCTATCATATTAATGGTATTTGTCAATCTAGGAGGTGGACATTATTGGTTCTTTGAACATGCTCCGTGGAATGGTATCACATTAGCAGACTTCATATTGccttg gttTTGTTGGGTCATGGGTGTAAGCATTGCCATATCATTGAGATCTCAACTTCGTTCAAGCactaaaagaaaatatgtctTTGGTCGTATTGTTCGAAGATCAATTGCCCTTTTGATCATGGGTTTAGTGCTAAATTCtgtcaacaacaataatttaaacacttttagaCCATTAGGTGTATTACAGAGACTAGCGCTTGTATATTTCATAGCAGCAACATtggaaacaatttttatgaaaccTCAACCCTATTTTacg aaTACAAGATTAGATGTAATCAGAGATATTATTGAAAGTGCCAGACAAtggattatagttattatattagtagctATTCATACTAGTATTACTTTCTTTTTACCTATACCTGGTTGTCCTAAAGGCTATTTGGGACCAGGAGGGCTCTACAATAGTTCGTCAAACATTAATTGTACTGGTGGCGCTGCTGGATATATTGATAGGctaatatttggtgaaaatcaTATGTACTCCGGTACATCTAAGCCTGTTTATCAGTCATTAGCATTTGACCCTGAAG gtgtTTTGAGTACTTTGACAAATGCTTTACTTGTATATATGGGTGTACATGCTGGTCGCATTATCTTATGTTATCAATATACAAATGAACGAATTAAACGTTGGATTGCATGGACAATAGTActt TGTCTAATTGGAGGTTGTTTGTGTAACTTTTCCAAAGAAGAAGGCttaataccaataaataaaaatttgttctcTTTGTCTTATGCATGTATTACTGGAAGTTCTgcattcttaatatttattatcctgTTCCTAATTATTGAACATTGGAGACTTTGGAGTGGATCACCATTTAGTGAGATTG gccaaaattcaattatgttatatcttggacacaatatattttacaatacactTCCATGGAGGTGGCAACCAGTGAATGAGACTTCTCACACAGAGTATTTAATTATGGATTGTTGGGCAACAATATTTTGGTGTGCAATAGCATTAGTGATgcacaagaaaaatatatttattgtagtataa
- the LOC113551366 gene encoding glutamic acid-rich protein-like isoform X1, with translation MDFETSYRNSAAARVCDVRFVWLMLIAVVAECTGSERTTLQLSNYSSGYYPQHFVLIDPWVSPSLKNTNVAVYKKNNGKSEKSIGGIKKVDAEKYKSGKLVNEKKSTNYKEDKGDDDKYNNKGGHAGEIHTHGGKKKEASYKKGDKEKKFKTKKGFRDKYHKNEKHKVNEFWDNYETYGTFKKFGKKGNKKLLGNKKSKKNKTKKGGQSNKENHNKGETKHKSGKKGEIGHKEEKHSDTHYNHKSKYHKGKKSKKNHKKNT, from the exons ATGGACTTCGAAACATCGTACCGAAACTCCGCGGCCGCGCGTGTGTGTGACGTTCGTTTCGTATGG ctAATGTTAATAGCGGTGGTCGCGGAATGCACTGGCTCGGAACGCACTACACTGCAACTATCCAATTATTCTAGTGGATATTACCCGCAACATTTCGTTCTGATCGACCCTTGGGTGTCGCCGTCGTTGAAAA ATACAAATGTAgctgtttacaaaaaaaataatggtaaatcAGAAAAATCGATAGgaggtataaaaaaagttgatgcagaaaaatacaaaagcgGTAAACTcgtgaatgaaaaaaaatcaacaaattacAAAGAAGATAAGGGAGATgatgacaaatataataataaaggagGCCATGCTGGAGAAATACATACGCATGGAGGTAAAAAGAAAGAAGCATCATACAAGAAAGgcgacaaagaaaaaaaatttaaaactaaaaaa GGTTTTCGAGATAAGTatcacaaaaatgaaaaacataaagTAAATGAATTCTGGGACAATTATGAAACATATGGTACGTTTAAGAAGTTTGGTAAAAAGGGAAACAAAAAGTTGTTAGGAAATAAGAAAagcaagaaaaataaaaccaaaaaa ggaGGCCAATCAAATAAAGAAAACCATAATAAAGGAGAAACAAAACATAAGTCTGGAAAAAAAGGAGAAATTGGGCATAAAGAAGAAAAACATAGTGACACTCATTATAATCACAAGTCTAAATATcataaaggaaaaaaatctaaaaaaaaccataagaaaaatacataa
- the LOC113551366 gene encoding glutamic acid-rich protein-like isoform X3, with protein sequence MAVVAECTGSERTTLQLSNYSSGYYPQHFVLIDPWVSPSLKNTNVAVYKKNNGKSEKSIGGIKKVDAEKYKSGKLVNEKKSTNYKEDKGDDDKYNNKGGHAGEIHTHGGKKKEASYKKGDKEKKFKTKKGFRDKYHKNEKHKVNEFWDNYETYGTFKKFGKKGNKKLLGNKKSKKNKTKKGGQSNKENHNKGETKHKSGKKGEIGHKEEKHSDTHYNHKSKYHKGKKSKKNHKKNT encoded by the exons ATGG CGGTGGTCGCGGAATGCACTGGCTCGGAACGCACTACACTGCAACTATCCAATTATTCTAGTGGATATTACCCGCAACATTTCGTTCTGATCGACCCTTGGGTGTCGCCGTCGTTGAAAA ATACAAATGTAgctgtttacaaaaaaaataatggtaaatcAGAAAAATCGATAGgaggtataaaaaaagttgatgcagaaaaatacaaaagcgGTAAACTcgtgaatgaaaaaaaatcaacaaattacAAAGAAGATAAGGGAGATgatgacaaatataataataaaggagGCCATGCTGGAGAAATACATACGCATGGAGGTAAAAAGAAAGAAGCATCATACAAGAAAGgcgacaaagaaaaaaaatttaaaactaaaaaa GGTTTTCGAGATAAGTatcacaaaaatgaaaaacataaagTAAATGAATTCTGGGACAATTATGAAACATATGGTACGTTTAAGAAGTTTGGTAAAAAGGGAAACAAAAAGTTGTTAGGAAATAAGAAAagcaagaaaaataaaaccaaaaaa ggaGGCCAATCAAATAAAGAAAACCATAATAAAGGAGAAACAAAACATAAGTCTGGAAAAAAAGGAGAAATTGGGCATAAAGAAGAAAAACATAGTGACACTCATTATAATCACAAGTCTAAATATcataaaggaaaaaaatctaaaaaaaaccataagaaaaatacataa
- the LOC113551366 gene encoding glutamic acid-rich protein-like isoform X2 encodes MLIAVVAECTGSERTTLQLSNYSSGYYPQHFVLIDPWVSPSLKNTNVAVYKKNNGKSEKSIGGIKKVDAEKYKSGKLVNEKKSTNYKEDKGDDDKYNNKGGHAGEIHTHGGKKKEASYKKGDKEKKFKTKKGFRDKYHKNEKHKVNEFWDNYETYGTFKKFGKKGNKKLLGNKKSKKNKTKKGGQSNKENHNKGETKHKSGKKGEIGHKEEKHSDTHYNHKSKYHKGKKSKKNHKKNT; translated from the exons ATGTTAATAGCGGTGGTCGCGGAATGCACTGGCTCGGAACGCACTACACTGCAACTATCCAATTATTCTAGTGGATATTACCCGCAACATTTCGTTCTGATCGACCCTTGGGTGTCGCCGTCGTTGAAAA ATACAAATGTAgctgtttacaaaaaaaataatggtaaatcAGAAAAATCGATAGgaggtataaaaaaagttgatgcagaaaaatacaaaagcgGTAAACTcgtgaatgaaaaaaaatcaacaaattacAAAGAAGATAAGGGAGATgatgacaaatataataataaaggagGCCATGCTGGAGAAATACATACGCATGGAGGTAAAAAGAAAGAAGCATCATACAAGAAAGgcgacaaagaaaaaaaatttaaaactaaaaaa GGTTTTCGAGATAAGTatcacaaaaatgaaaaacataaagTAAATGAATTCTGGGACAATTATGAAACATATGGTACGTTTAAGAAGTTTGGTAAAAAGGGAAACAAAAAGTTGTTAGGAAATAAGAAAagcaagaaaaataaaaccaaaaaa ggaGGCCAATCAAATAAAGAAAACCATAATAAAGGAGAAACAAAACATAAGTCTGGAAAAAAAGGAGAAATTGGGCATAAAGAAGAAAAACATAGTGACACTCATTATAATCACAAGTCTAAATATcataaaggaaaaaaatctaaaaaaaaccataagaaaaatacataa